A part of Sulfurimonas sp. HSL-1716 genomic DNA contains:
- the nuoD gene encoding NADH dehydrogenase (quinone) subunit D: protein MQQQNRLRPFFENITFDRADNELVLNFGPQHPSAHGQLRLMLHLQQEMIVKAHPDVGYLHRGMEKMAENMIYNEFMPTTDRMDYIASSSNNYGFALAVEKLIGLEVPRRAKVIRMLLVEMNRLMSHLFWLATTALDIGAMTVFLYAFREREYLMDLIEDYCGARLTHAAIRIGGVPLDIPNNFIADLKAFLDKLPANIKDYEDLLDSNRIWRMRMEGVGTISKEMALSWGCTGPMLRASGVAWDIRKEEPYELYDEVDFKVPVSDKGDNFARYRIYMEEMRQTAHILYQVIDMYQETVKNNQTELMAHAPKYISAPKLDIMTQNYSLMQHFVLVTQGMRPPVGEVYIPTESPKGELGYFINSQGGPYPYRLKLRAPSFWHTGILTDLLPGHYIPDVVSIIGTTNIVFGEVDR from the coding sequence ATGCAACAACAAAATAGATTAAGACCGTTTTTTGAAAATATTACATTTGACCGCGCGGACAACGAACTCGTCCTAAACTTCGGACCGCAGCACCCTTCTGCTCACGGGCAGCTGCGTCTCATGCTTCACCTGCAGCAGGAGATGATAGTAAAAGCCCATCCGGATGTCGGATATCTTCACCGCGGTATGGAAAAGATGGCAGAGAATATGATCTACAACGAGTTCATGCCGACAACGGACCGTATGGACTATATCGCATCAAGTTCTAACAACTACGGATTCGCTCTGGCGGTGGAAAAACTCATAGGTCTGGAGGTTCCTCGCCGCGCTAAGGTGATCCGTATGCTTCTTGTGGAGATGAACAGATTGATGTCTCATCTTTTCTGGCTGGCTACGACCGCTCTGGATATCGGTGCTATGACCGTTTTCCTATACGCATTCCGTGAGCGCGAATATCTTATGGACCTTATCGAAGATTACTGCGGCGCGCGTCTTACGCACGCGGCTATCCGCATAGGAGGTGTCCCTCTTGACATTCCAAACAACTTTATTGCGGATCTAAAAGCCTTCCTTGATAAACTTCCTGCAAATATCAAAGATTACGAGGATCTTCTTGATTCCAACCGTATCTGGCGTATGAGAATGGAAGGAGTGGGTACGATCTCTAAAGAGATGGCCCTTTCTTGGGGATGTACAGGACCGATGCTGCGCGCAAGCGGCGTTGCCTGGGATATCCGTAAAGAGGAACCGTACGAGCTTTATGACGAAGTGGATTTCAAAGTTCCTGTTTCAGATAAAGGCGATAACTTCGCGCGTTACCGTATCTATATGGAAGAGATGAGACAAACGGCTCATATTCTTTACCAAGTGATAGATATGTATCAAGAAACCGTCAAGAACAATCAGACTGAACTGATGGCTCATGCACCGAAATATATCTCTGCTCCTAAGCTGGATATCATGACTCAAAACTATTCTTTGATGCAGCACTTTGTTCTTGTAACTCAGGGTATGCGTCCTCCAGTAGGAGAGGTCTACATCCCTACAGAATCGCCAAAAGGCGAACTAGGGTATTTTATAAACTCGCAAGGCGGTCCGTATCCGTACCGTTTAAAACTTCGTGCGCCTTCATTCTGGCATACGGGTATTTTAACAGACTTGCTTCCTGGTCATTATATTCCAGACGTTGTTTCAATTATCGGTACGACTAACATCGTATTTGGTGAAGTAGATAGATAA
- a CDS encoding NADH-quinone oxidoreductase subunit G, whose protein sequence is MENLINFKIDGRDVTAKKGETILSVARREGIYIPTMCYISKTTPCASCRMCVVEAKGVEGFVLSCNTPPTNGIEITTNTDALHQERTNIMKLYDVNHPLECGVCDKSGECDLQNKTLEFGVAKQSFSAKDQYRKQEDWGLINYDPSLCILCEKCVHVCNEVIGDDAIDIQFGGYKSKVIPKNADTLDCTFCGECIAVCPVGALVSSGFKYSANAWELSRIPATCAHCSAGCPLEYETRHMSISSKESSIYRVKNNFEFSSLCGAGRFGFDFDNKASKEEAAFHKALEALKDAEAIRFSSMITNEEALILQRLKEKLGIKLFNEDARKFAEFMKAYAGISGKKHHSATLEAVRKADAVIIIGSMIATDNPVVRYAMTTAAKHNGAKIVYAHPVEDALMQNTITQFLKYEVGTEEGVIALLAKYLLQGADLSDEDRKYFDALDDGYLSAESNIGEDELEFMVKSLARTKNRVLIVGNDIMAHKEAKNIARLAAMIEKYSDFSLLVVPRDVNTLGVSLICDLDAEENVKGVVGYNSAGDFVISSLPDADLPIAALNQQEGTFVTVDNRVVPTNAALAFEGYELNDIAKEFGIGKANTIELTRELPVNGGFKAVDFDSLENFLSSSGDDIRGYLLDEIEADINGELNEIEDLPEFNGTIIYNVNPVLQFNAYTNITSQLERDTTLRGSAQFAAAARVSDGDEVEISFGGKTVTRTFKQEESLKGTIALNPMFDFDESAGTYRFQKSKIMRVNNE, encoded by the coding sequence ATGGAAAATTTGATTAACTTTAAAATTGATGGCAGAGACGTAACAGCGAAAAAAGGCGAGACAATCTTAAGTGTGGCGCGCCGTGAGGGAATATATATTCCTACGATGTGCTACATCTCCAAGACTACGCCTTGTGCGTCTTGCCGTATGTGTGTCGTTGAAGCAAAAGGGGTCGAAGGCTTCGTGCTCTCTTGTAACACTCCTCCGACAAACGGCATAGAGATAACGACAAATACCGATGCCCTGCATCAAGAACGCACGAACATCATGAAGCTTTATGATGTAAACCATCCTTTGGAGTGCGGAGTCTGCGATAAGTCCGGCGAATGCGATCTGCAGAACAAGACTTTGGAGTTCGGTGTTGCAAAGCAGAGCTTCTCGGCAAAAGACCAGTATCGCAAACAGGAAGACTGGGGGCTGATCAACTATGATCCTTCTCTTTGTATCCTGTGTGAAAAATGTGTGCATGTATGTAACGAAGTGATCGGTGATGACGCTATTGACATTCAATTCGGGGGATATAAATCAAAAGTGATCCCAAAAAATGCCGACACGCTTGACTGTACGTTCTGCGGCGAGTGTATCGCCGTATGTCCTGTCGGTGCGCTTGTGAGCAGCGGGTTTAAGTACAGTGCAAACGCATGGGAGCTTTCGCGCATTCCTGCGACTTGTGCACACTGTTCAGCGGGATGCCCTCTTGAGTATGAGACGAGACATATGAGCATATCTTCCAAAGAGAGCTCGATCTACAGAGTCAAGAACAACTTTGAGTTCAGTTCTCTGTGCGGAGCGGGAAGATTCGGTTTTGATTTTGACAACAAAGCTTCAAAAGAGGAAGCGGCGTTTCATAAAGCGCTTGAAGCTCTCAAAGATGCAGAAGCTATCAGATTCTCTTCGATGATCACGAACGAGGAAGCTTTGATCCTGCAGAGACTAAAAGAGAAGCTCGGTATTAAACTTTTTAACGAAGATGCAAGAAAGTTCGCAGAGTTTATGAAAGCGTATGCGGGTATAAGCGGCAAAAAGCATCACAGCGCGACTCTAGAAGCCGTCAGAAAAGCCGATGCGGTGATCATCATCGGTTCAATGATAGCAACAGACAATCCTGTCGTAAGATATGCAATGACGACAGCCGCAAAACATAACGGCGCGAAGATAGTATATGCACATCCGGTAGAAGATGCACTTATGCAAAACACGATAACCCAGTTCCTAAAGTATGAAGTAGGGACAGAAGAGGGCGTTATCGCACTTTTAGCAAAATATCTTCTTCAGGGTGCCGATCTGAGCGACGAAGATAGAAAATACTTTGACGCTCTTGACGACGGATATCTGAGTGCGGAGAGCAACATCGGCGAAGATGAGCTTGAATTTATGGTGAAATCGCTGGCTCGTACAAAAAACAGAGTACTTATCGTCGGAAACGATATCATGGCGCATAAAGAGGCCAAAAACATAGCAAGACTGGCGGCAATGATCGAAAAATACAGCGATTTTTCACTACTTGTAGTGCCGCGCGACGTCAATACGCTGGGTGTGAGTCTTATATGCGATCTTGATGCGGAGGAGAATGTCAAAGGCGTTGTTGGATATAATTCTGCCGGTGATTTTGTCATATCAAGCCTGCCGGACGCCGATCTGCCGATCGCTGCGCTTAACCAGCAGGAGGGAACGTTCGTGACTGTAGACAATCGTGTCGTTCCTACGAATGCGGCATTGGCGTTTGAGGGTTATGAGCTTAACGATATAGCAAAAGAGTTCGGCATAGGCAAAGCCAATACGATAGAACTTACGCGGGAGCTGCCTGTAAATGGCGGCTTTAAAGCTGTTGATTTTGATAGTCTTGAGAACTTCCTGTCATCGTCGGGGGATGATATCAGAGGGTATCTGTTAGACGAGATCGAGGCGGATATAAACGGAGAGCTGAACGAGATAGAGGATCTGCCGGAGTTTAACGGGACGATCATCTACAACGTAAATCCTGTACTTCAGTTCAACGCTTATACAAATATTACTTCGCAGCTTGAACGCGATACGACTTTAAGGGGATCGGCACAATTCGCAGCTGCGGCACGCGTAAGTGACGGTGATGAAGTCGAGATCAGTTTCGGCGGCAAGACCGTTACGCGTACGTTTAAGCAGGAGGAGTCTTTAAAAGGCACGATCGCGCTAAATCCTATGTTTGATTTTGACGAAAGTGCAGGAACTTACAGATTTCAAAAATCTAAAATTATGAGAGTGAACAATGAGTAA
- a CDS encoding NADH-quinone oxidoreductase subunit B family protein has product MAQHKVNYTQNAGLPVALTTIDKVVNWGRSNSLWALTYGLACCGIEMMASGASRYDFDRYGTIFRASPRQADVMIVAGTLTKKHAEFIKRLYDQMTEPRWVISMGSCANTGGMFNTYATVQGADRIIPVDLYLPGCAPRPETLQYGVMLLQKKIRSEKAIKNQKAKRLM; this is encoded by the coding sequence ATGGCACAACATAAAGTAAATTATACGCAGAATGCCGGTCTACCGGTAGCTCTCACTACAATAGACAAAGTAGTAAACTGGGGACGTTCAAACTCACTTTGGGCGCTTACATACGGTCTGGCTTGTTGTGGGATAGAGATGATGGCTTCTGGTGCGTCGCGTTATGACTTCGACCGTTACGGAACCATCTTTAGGGCGTCTCCTCGTCAGGCAGACGTTATGATAGTCGCAGGAACGCTGACAAAAAAACACGCCGAGTTCATCAAGCGTCTGTACGATCAGATGACTGAACCGAGATGGGTTATCTCAATGGGTTCATGTGCGAACACGGGCGGTATGTTCAACACGTATGCGACCGTTCAGGGGGCTGACCGTATTATTCCGGTAGATCTGTATCTTCCGGGTTGTGCACCGCGTCCTGAGACGCTGCAGTACGGCGTGATGCTTCTGCAAAAGAAGATCCGTTCCGAAAAAGCGATCAAAAATCAAAAAGCAAAAAGGTTGATGTAA
- a CDS encoding NADH-ubiquinone oxidoreductase subunit E family protein, which translates to MLRYDLRHLKDDFEPRMKEILKSHPAGQVGIFLFEIGDFTPIQRSADLVKESGYELLNSLKFNEVDWTIVVKKS; encoded by the coding sequence ATGTTACGTTACGATTTACGTCATCTTAAAGACGATTTTGAACCAAGAATGAAAGAGATATTGAAATCTCATCCTGCGGGGCAGGTAGGGATCTTTTTATTTGAGATAGGTGATTTTACTCCGATTCAGCGTTCGGCTGATTTGGTTAAAGAATCAGGATATGAGCTACTAAACTCATTAAAGTTTAACGAAGTCGATTGGACTATCGTAGTTAAAAAAAGTTAG
- a CDS encoding long-chain-fatty-acid--CoA ligase, producing MTLEYPYKNFYEMIAKNTAVMPNKRVVFIDDEKLTNRELLQKIDSFAEFLSMNGFKADERAALILPNSLEFLISVFAVCKLGGVVVPINNMLKRDEYEYILNDCEAKILITSTNFEKDTKELAATTPLQKTIWIDEAPSIDEKNVLYKEVRTDIKVTAADKELDDTAVIFYTSGTTGNPKGAMLSYKNIFSNLIGGSMLFDIRQKDRFIIYLPMFHAFTFSIMMLLPIYSRSSVVIVRKLLPFSNIIKQTLLKRVSIFLGVPDIYNALIRAKLPWYFLWFNSIRIFISGASALSENTLNRYTKVFKRAKMLEGYGLSECSPAVCVNTLNFQKAYSVGRPLPGYEVKIVDHEMLEVPFGEVGEIIVHGDCVMQGYLNNPEATYDTIINGWLRTGDLGKMDEDGFIYIVDRIKDLIISKGINIYPRQIEEELMHLPYVNLCAVIAKPDVHSGEIPIAFIVLEDGIDKTQITQTKVKHDLKDRLANFKIPRLFYFVDDLPKTATGKVLKRVLKERLREQGKI from the coding sequence ATGACATTGGAGTATCCATATAAAAATTTTTATGAGATGATCGCAAAAAATACCGCGGTCATGCCAAACAAGAGAGTCGTGTTCATCGACGATGAAAAGCTTACCAACAGAGAGCTGCTGCAAAAGATAGACTCTTTTGCGGAATTTCTGAGTATGAATGGTTTTAAAGCAGATGAGAGGGCTGCTCTCATCCTCCCCAATTCATTGGAATTCTTAATATCCGTGTTTGCGGTATGCAAGCTCGGCGGTGTGGTAGTACCGATAAACAATATGCTCAAGCGCGACGAGTACGAATATATCTTAAACGACTGCGAAGCCAAGATCCTCATAACCTCCACGAACTTTGAAAAAGATACAAAAGAGCTTGCTGCAACAACGCCGCTTCAAAAAACGATATGGATAGACGAAGCTCCGTCCATAGATGAAAAAAACGTACTGTATAAAGAGGTGAGAACCGATATAAAAGTAACGGCAGCAGACAAAGAACTTGACGATACTGCCGTCATCTTTTACACGTCGGGAACTACCGGCAACCCAAAAGGCGCTATGCTCAGCTATAAAAATATCTTTTCCAATCTTATCGGGGGGAGCATGCTTTTTGACATCCGCCAAAAAGACAGGTTCATCATATATCTGCCGATGTTTCATGCTTTTACGTTCTCGATCATGATGCTTCTTCCCATATATTCAAGATCCTCCGTCGTGATCGTGAGAAAACTGTTGCCATTTAGCAATATCATCAAACAGACGCTTTTAAAACGTGTGAGTATTTTTTTAGGGGTACCCGATATCTATAATGCTCTTATCCGCGCAAAACTGCCATGGTATTTTTTATGGTTCAACTCTATCCGTATATTTATCTCGGGTGCTTCGGCGCTGAGCGAAAATACTTTGAACAGATACACGAAGGTCTTTAAACGCGCAAAAATGCTAGAAGGCTACGGCCTGAGCGAATGTTCTCCCGCTGTTTGTGTAAATACGCTAAACTTTCAAAAAGCATATTCCGTCGGCAGACCTCTGCCCGGTTATGAAGTAAAGATCGTAGATCATGAGATGCTCGAAGTACCTTTTGGCGAGGTCGGCGAGATAATCGTGCATGGAGACTGCGTTATGCAGGGGTATTTAAACAATCCCGAAGCCACCTATGACACTATTATCAACGGTTGGCTTCGTACGGGTGATCTTGGAAAAATGGATGAAGACGGATTCATCTATATCGTCGACCGCATAAAAGACCTTATCATATCAAAGGGGATAAACATATATCCCCGTCAGATCGAAGAGGAGCTTATGCATCTGCCTTATGTCAACCTTTGTGCGGTGATAGCAAAACCCGATGTGCACAGCGGAGAGATCCCTATCGCCTTCATAGTGCTTGAGGACGGGATAGATAAAACGCAGATAACGCAGACGAAGGTCAAACATGATCTAAAAGACAGACTGGCCAACTTCAAGATACCAAGGTTATTTTATTTTGTGGACGATCTGCCAAAAACAGCAACAGGAAAGGTTCTCAAACGCGTACTCAAAGAGCGTTTGAGAGAACAGGGAAAAATTTGA
- a CDS encoding NAD(P)H-quinone oxidoreductase subunit 3 gives MEHINTANTYFGVFVLFALTFGAFFTTTIIARLASRAMATKDTEKIKLSVYECGPEITKQPNRLSPQFYLFALLFILFDVEIVFMFPWAVDFKYLGWFGFVEMMTFILLLAIGFVYAWKKGALEWHNIK, from the coding sequence ATGGAGCATATTAACACTGCAAATACATATTTTGGGGTATTTGTACTATTTGCATTAACATTCGGTGCGTTCTTTACTACGACGATTATTGCAAGACTTGCAAGCCGTGCGATGGCAACAAAAGATACAGAAAAGATCAAACTCTCTGTGTATGAGTGTGGACCTGAGATAACAAAACAGCCCAACAGATTGTCTCCGCAGTTTTATCTGTTTGCGCTGCTTTTCATACTTTTTGATGTTGAGATCGTTTTCATGTTTCCATGGGCAGTAGATTTTAAATATCTTGGTTGGTTCGGATTCGTCGAGATGATGACGTTTATCTTATTGCTTGCAATAGGTTTTGTATATGCATGGAAAAAAGGAGCCTTAGAATGGCACAACATAAAGTAA
- a CDS encoding FAD-dependent oxidoreductase, with product MSKVYFSTWNGEFINNINKPEDQWEESAYNLPVQYDAHRESKAFIGWDGVAVFNEDVDVIRLAAEYAAQYQVYSEACGRCAPGRWGGRILYDMLDKIARGEGEVSDLEHLKEISKSMQITSKCEIGKTVPNPILDIMTHFEDVFMECIDKKKPSKHYKEDINYIAKITAPCTDACPAHVDIPGYIEGVRDLRFDDSLMATRQTMPLAHTCGRVCPHPCEDACRRTNLDEPVSIMELKRLGADYETDHGFGFFHPEEQKPKIDKKVAVIGAGPAGLTTAYYLALEGIDVDVYEELPVLGGEVAVGVPEYRMPIGKYNKDIECIKDMGVNFITNTKVTADMMRQFEKDYDAVMVATGTRISKKVYCDNERAEVKGYWGAIDFLDKVNLFEKYGYTISKEDQEENLLTTDYVDLTGKTVVCVGGGFTSMDVVRCSIRANAKKVYMIYRRDEKTIIGNTTYEEYHEAVEEGVEFLFHSAVAEMKDENDILKSLIIDKFELVPDPNGGRAQLVKIEGASYEIECDYLIPAVSQSADLKLLPEEWEIEMTSWATIKTNGKDYMTSRKGIFASGDCEYGPMTIVNAVGQAKRASSVIARYVQTGEVSLTDDEIMEDHLRKLRVYDKKEKITGWLPGLPREVSVKLEVEDRKYNNKEVNLGFTQEEALSEADRCMRCYYIAMTAV from the coding sequence TTGAGTAAAGTCTATTTTTCCACTTGGAATGGTGAATTTATCAACAACATAAACAAACCTGAAGATCAGTGGGAAGAATCAGCATATAACCTGCCGGTGCAATACGATGCGCATCGTGAATCCAAAGCGTTTATCGGCTGGGACGGCGTAGCGGTGTTCAATGAGGACGTCGACGTCATACGCCTGGCGGCGGAATATGCTGCACAGTATCAGGTTTATTCAGAAGCGTGCGGACGCTGCGCACCCGGAAGATGGGGCGGAAGAATACTTTATGACATGCTTGATAAAATTGCTCGCGGCGAGGGTGAGGTTTCTGATCTGGAGCATTTAAAAGAGATAAGCAAAAGTATGCAGATCACTTCAAAATGTGAGATAGGCAAGACCGTACCAAATCCTATTTTGGACATCATGACGCATTTTGAAGACGTGTTTATGGAGTGTATCGATAAAAAGAAACCTTCGAAGCATTATAAAGAGGATATAAACTATATAGCCAAAATCACTGCGCCGTGTACAGATGCGTGTCCGGCTCATGTCGATATACCGGGCTATATTGAAGGCGTAAGAGATCTTCGTTTTGATGATTCACTGATGGCAACGCGCCAGACTATGCCGCTTGCGCATACCTGCGGACGTGTCTGTCCCCACCCGTGTGAAGATGCATGCCGCCGTACGAATCTGGACGAGCCTGTATCTATCATGGAACTAAAACGCCTCGGTGCCGATTATGAGACCGATCACGGTTTTGGATTCTTCCATCCCGAAGAACAAAAACCGAAGATAGATAAAAAAGTCGCGGTTATCGGTGCGGGACCGGCGGGACTTACCACTGCGTATTATCTCGCACTCGAAGGTATCGATGTCGATGTTTACGAAGAGCTGCCTGTTCTTGGCGGAGAGGTCGCCGTGGGTGTTCCCGAATACCGTATGCCTATCGGAAAATACAACAAAGATATCGAGTGTATCAAAGATATGGGCGTTAACTTCATAACCAACACGAAAGTAACAGCAGATATGATGCGTCAGTTTGAAAAAGACTATGATGCCGTCATGGTAGCCACAGGAACGCGTATATCCAAAAAAGTATACTGCGACAACGAAAGAGCTGAAGTCAAAGGATACTGGGGAGCCATCGATTTCCTCGATAAAGTGAACCTTTTTGAGAAGTACGGATATACGATCTCAAAAGAGGATCAAGAGGAAAACCTTTTAACCACCGATTATGTCGATTTGACCGGAAAAACGGTCGTGTGTGTCGGCGGTGGATTTACATCTATGGACGTCGTGCGCTGTTCTATCCGTGCAAATGCGAAAAAAGTGTATATGATCTACCGCAGGGACGAAAAGACCATCATCGGTAATACGACGTATGAAGAGTATCATGAAGCCGTCGAAGAGGGCGTAGAGTTTCTGTTCCATTCGGCGGTTGCGGAGATGAAGGATGAAAACGATATCTTAAAATCTTTGATCATAGACAAGTTCGAACTGGTTCCCGATCCAAACGGAGGACGTGCGCAGCTTGTAAAGATCGAGGGTGCTTCTTATGAGATCGAGTGCGATTACCTTATCCCGGCGGTAAGCCAGAGTGCGGATCTTAAACTTCTTCCCGAAGAGTGGGAGATAGAGATGACCTCTTGGGCTACCATCAAAACAAACGGGAAAGATTATATGACATCCCGTAAAGGTATTTTTGCTTCAGGAGACTGCGAATACGGACCTATGACGATCGTTAACGCCGTCGGTCAGGCAAAACGGGCATCTTCGGTTATCGCCAGATATGTTCAAACGGGTGAAGTGAGCCTGACGGATGATGAGATCATGGAAGACCATCTGCGCAAACTCCGCGTCTATGACAAAAAAGAGAAGATCACGGGCTGGCTTCCGGGACTTCCTCGCGAAGTCAGTGTGAAGCTCGAAGTCGAAGACCGTAAGTACAACAACAAAGAGGTCAATCTCGGTTTCACTCAAGAAGAAGCGTTAAGCGAAGCCGATAGATGTATGCGTTGTTACTATATAGCAATGACAGCAGTTTAA
- a CDS encoding ATP-binding protein has protein sequence MKNVINFIENDDVAKSELFAQLKCSESEVKILQQLVKKYLQGNEDMLVLDILQDLYGSENYEYLDHLADIKVLLELGWINQRSFTPVKISEVTSLELLTGVVGLTSSFLKLLEEGSLEMSLPDVKPYADHLEYLQDQFFRIEMYQKMSSIRHNVHEHSLGIDRIQNKLKLLETRIVERIAQTAEDIVLDKFFKQKKLEKKEEIIFLALLREEYNATDASLREMTALIDLISFDDYDRIKNRSLLEDGSKLISEDIIDYEEMLNPFGGISRSFYISDEILQSIIHPQKKKKVTKLKLDMLIKDQDIFELIDPETNLDDVVLNPKTKDTLHNLMRQVDKEVVARLVTWGIKDKKSGIDARIIFYGAPGTGKTMTAHSLAKSLKRQVLSFDCSKILSMYVGESEKNVRKIFDTYYELSSKTKTEPVLLLNEADQFLSSRSSGPGGGAEQMHNQMQNIFLEQIEKFKGILVATTNLLENIDVAFSRRFNYKIEFKKPDEKQRRELWKKMLPHGAPYEKGFDIDKLVRYSLTGGQIHLIVKNTAYSVAVKEEPLFTLEDFIAHIEKEKAGNFDNEKSMGFLI, from the coding sequence TTGAAAAACGTAATTAATTTTATAGAAAACGACGATGTAGCAAAAAGCGAACTGTTTGCGCAGTTAAAATGCAGCGAATCGGAAGTGAAGATACTGCAGCAGCTTGTCAAAAAATATCTTCAAGGCAACGAGGATATGCTCGTACTGGATATATTGCAGGATCTTTACGGATCTGAAAACTATGAGTATCTCGATCATCTGGCAGACATAAAAGTACTGCTCGAGCTCGGATGGATAAACCAGAGAAGTTTTACTCCGGTAAAGATCAGCGAAGTCACGAGTCTTGAGCTTTTAACGGGAGTAGTGGGGCTGACATCGTCGTTTTTAAAGCTTTTAGAAGAGGGAAGTCTTGAGATGTCCCTGCCCGACGTCAAACCCTATGCAGACCACTTGGAATATCTTCAAGACCAGTTCTTTAGAATAGAGATGTATCAAAAGATGAGCTCTATCCGTCATAATGTTCATGAGCACTCTCTTGGCATCGACCGTATCCAAAACAAGCTCAAACTGTTGGAGACGAGAATAGTGGAGAGGATCGCTCAAACGGCAGAAGATATAGTTCTGGATAAATTCTTCAAACAAAAAAAGCTGGAGAAAAAAGAGGAGATCATATTCTTGGCGCTGCTGCGCGAAGAGTACAATGCGACCGATGCCTCATTGCGGGAGATGACGGCGCTCATCGATCTTATCTCCTTTGACGATTACGACCGTATAAAAAACCGTTCGCTTCTTGAAGACGGCTCCAAGCTTATCAGCGAGGATATCATAGACTACGAAGAGATGCTCAATCCTTTTGGCGGGATATCAAGATCGTTTTATATCAGCGATGAGATACTTCAGTCGATCATCCACCCTCAAAAGAAGAAAAAAGTCACGAAGCTCAAACTCGATATGCTGATAAAAGATCAGGATATTTTTGAGTTGATCGATCCCGAGACGAATCTCGACGATGTCGTACTGAACCCGAAAACAAAGGATACTCTGCACAACCTTATGCGCCAAGTCGACAAAGAAGTAGTAGCGCGCCTCGTTACTTGGGGTATAAAAGACAAAAAAAGCGGTATCGATGCAAGGATCATCTTTTACGGTGCGCCGGGAACGGGTAAGACCATGACGGCGCACTCTCTGGCAAAATCGCTTAAACGCCAGGTTCTCAGTTTCGATTGTTCGAAGATACTCTCCATGTACGTGGGTGAAAGCGAAAAAAACGTCCGTAAGATATTTGATACCTATTATGAACTTTCAAGCAAAACAAAAACGGAACCGGTGCTCTTGCTCAACGAAGCGGACCAGTTTTTGAGTTCGCGTTCAAGCGGTCCCGGAGGCGGAGCCGAGCAGATGCACAACCAGATGCAAAACATCTTCTTGGAGCAGATAGAAAAGTTCAAAGGGATACTGGTAGCGACGACGAATCTGCTTGAAAATATCGACGTTGCGTTCTCAAGACGTTTTAACTACAAGATAGAGTTCAAAAAACCAGACGAGAAACAGCGCCGCGAGCTTTGGAAAAAGATGCTTCCTCACGGTGCTCCGTACGAGAAAGGGTTTGATATAGACAAGCTTGTCCGCTACTCGCTGACGGGCGGGCAGATACATCTTATTGTCAAAAACACCGCATACAGCGTTGCGGTCAAAGAGGAACCTCTTTTCACACTGGAGGACTTTATCGCTCATATCGAGAAGGAAAAAGCGGGTAATTTCGACAATGAAAAGTCTATGGGATTTTTGATATGA
- a CDS encoding NADH-quinone oxidoreductase subunit C — MRAYTPKDNVQAKPYYTDRFYVAPQVPKQDVQSDEVFAADLAAIKAKFEVLDAYIQVSQMVVYINAKDNYGVLELLRDELEYTQLSEMSAIDWLAKSNQFEIFYQMLSMGKRKRLRIKCFIDKDEAINSVEKLFRSADWSEREMYDMFGVKVNNHPFLKRILMPYDWEGHPLLKTYPLEGDEFAQWYEVDKIYGKEARDIIGPEIRDTARVDRYDSERFARLGHEVPKGTKITGKEPKNPLAYQEEGGVFMIDRFDEKKSVIITDRDR; from the coding sequence ATGAGAGCATATACGCCTAAAGATAATGTACAGGCAAAGCCGTACTATACCGATAGATTTTATGTGGCTCCGCAGGTACCCAAACAAGATGTTCAAAGCGATGAGGTCTTTGCTGCCGATCTGGCAGCGATAAAAGCAAAGTTCGAAGTTCTTGACGCTTATATCCAGGTATCTCAGATGGTGGTATACATCAATGCTAAAGACAACTACGGAGTTTTAGAACTTCTAAGAGACGAACTCGAATACACGCAGCTTTCGGAGATGAGCGCTATAGATTGGCTGGCAAAAAGCAATCAGTTCGAGATCTTTTATCAGATGCTCTCTATGGGAAAAAGAAAACGCCTCCGCATCAAATGTTTCATAGATAAGGACGAGGCAATCAACAGCGTCGAAAAACTTTTCCGCAGCGCCGACTGGTCGGAGCGTGAGATGTACGATATGTTCGGCGTAAAAGTAAACAACCATCCGTTTTTAAAACGTATCCTTATGCCTTACGACTGGGAGGGGCATCCGCTTCTAAAAACATATCCGCTTGAGGGCGACGAGTTTGCCCAATGGTATGAAGTTGATAAGATTTACGGTAAAGAAGCACGTGATATCATCGGGCCTGAGATCCGTGATACGGCACGCGTCGACCGTTACGACAGCGAGCGTTTCGCCCGCCTGGGACATGAAGTTCCTAAAGGTACGAAGATCACCGGCAAAGAGCCTAAGAATCCGCTTGCATACCAAGAAGAGGGCGGTGTGTTTATGATTGACAGATTCGATGAAAAAAAATCAGTGATTATCACAGACAGGGATAGGTAA